Within the Gossypium raimondii isolate GPD5lz chromosome 12, ASM2569854v1, whole genome shotgun sequence genome, the region ctcttgttttatactattttcttgttattttttcactattttgctatcattttactattatgttgtcattatttggatattgtatagcTCTTGTTTTagtgttaattttattactattttagaggcatttgcttgttaatttGCATcaatcttagtgttatttaaaaatacatatgtatattttaatttattttcaatttgttgggaaatatttattttcatatttttaatatttttgatgtattatattttttaaaaaaatttgtataataaataatataaaaaattaatacaggcGCGCCGGGCTGAGCCTTGATTTTAGCATTTTATTCGGGTTGAGCTTAGACAAAATATTAGGCCCATTTTTCGAGTCGAGTCTaggtctaaaattttgattggacCTAGCTCGGTCCATAGACACCTCTAATCATAAgtaaacatatataaacaaaaatccatacttaaacatcaaaacaattagcataaaatttaagcatttgacaatattttatttaacttttttattaaaaatattttttgaaagtattaaaaatattgatatttcaagcacaagtaaaaaaattgtatatcgAGTTGTTGCTTCAACAAGAATATTATCCATGTAGACAGACTACTtgacctaattttttttaaataagatcGTGctgataataaattataaaactaaaataataacaacaaaaataagagAATATTAGACAAAATGAGATGGTAATCTtcctttttatttgtatattgtatGAGCTTGTACATgatcaaatattataaaataaagcaaaaaatttgaaaatgatatcCCACCTCGATTAATTACGGGAATGGATTGTTTGGGGGGTGGAAGGTGGTGTAGAGGCGACACTACCCATTTTTTTTTGACAATGACAGAAATCAGTTaaccaacaaaataataatattatatttatggaaGGTAGCTAGTAGGCAGCACCAAAATAACCCGTATAACCCAATACAACCTGAACTGGTGGTGCCTACTTGACAAGCGGCACCAAAAGTGTCTACTTAACAGGCGGCACCAAAGCCTAAATAAGAGTAGGAGATTTTATCAACCTTGGATCTATTTGAGAAATTGGTCCtcaagaacatatgttttctcaaGGGTTTTGCCAATCAACTTCTCCTACAGGGCGATGAGCTCGTTAAATGAATAGGTGTTCTTGGAAGACCTGATGAATAGAGTCTTGTTCAATGTTCTGGGGTCATTGGCAACTTTGATGGTGTAGGTTCCAATGTCAGCTTCATGGTTGAAAACAACTGCAAATGGTGATAGCAGATGTTTTGTTTAATCTCTAAAACTAAGCGGTCATCAAGTTTCTGATTAGAAATGCTTTGTTTACCTTAGGCTTTGGTGCTGCCTGTCAGGTAGGCACCACCAAATCTCAGGTTGTGTTGGGTTATACGGGTTATTTTGGTGCTGCCAACTAACTACTCTCcatcaatataatatatttttttggttaacTGATTTCTGTCACCGTCAGAAAAAATAAGTAGTGTGGCCTCTGCACCAATATCCACCCCTAAACAGCCAATTCCCGTAATTAATTGGGGTGAGATACTGTAATAGGCcattttagcccgggcccaaatgcataaaccttaaaataaaaatacaataaattacaGACCCAATTTTAAACCCAATAACACACCGACCCAATAACTGAATTATAAGCCCATTTTTTGACCCAATTACAGAGTGGccgaaacaaaacaaaatcagaaaccctagcagttAGCAAGCCGGCGCCGCAACTGCCCACGTTCTTCCCTCGTAAACAACGCCCCACGTCGTAGCAACTCCCACACCTGCATATACCTGCAACAAAGAAGCCACGAACAACACTAAGAGGATATACACagcaaaaaaattgtaaaaaaagggGGGATTTCGGTTGTAAATAGGGGGAAAGGTTCTTACCGGTGGTAGTGCGCCGTCGGGGTGCCGTCGTCGTCGTGGCCGGTTGGGAGCGGATTTGGAGCGGAAGAGAAAAGGGGATAACGGCGCAACTTCAAATGGCAGAAGGGAaatgagtttagggttttaaaatggGATTTTATAGGGTTCAAAATGGGACATTTGCGCGTGTTTAAATTACTccctttcttatttttatttttcaaattcagctCTCAAATTCCGTTTGGTTTTGaaacttaatttataatttgtttttttagttatttatttatttattattatattgtttatattgtttattagtataattattactatattattattgtacGTATATATGTgcgcatatatatatgttaatatatatgtatattctaaatgttttaaatacatatgtagtacgtatatattttattatcatattattttatttttatagtttatatatttttatatacattcattttttttatgatatttatattttcatgttttataattcatatgtttatacatttttataacgTGTACATATATTTTTGCTTTCCTTTCAAGgctattataaatattttccatgtttttatatttactaatacattatacttatacattttttaaatgcattaatatattttatatgtattttatcattgtttttttttgacTTACGTTTTCCTCTCATATCCATATACATATTTgctaaaattgtttatatatcatacttatgtatacacataatttaaattaaaatatttgtttcatattgcattaaccttttaacatattttaaaatacattttgattttgtcaaaacattaaaatcatttttatgattcaaagattttcaaaataaaaacaatattcaaagttagggattttcgaggaaaattgagccctaacgtattgggttccgattttctttgttaattccaaataaccgagaatattcgttatttaaaatatataaacaaaaatcattttcgggaattcaatatgttatgtcctaacgcattgggaatgacatattgctttctcgaaatgaagattttctttaaaaaattaatggaaaatCGATATTCAAAATtcggggattttgagaaattgtaccctaacgtattgggtctcaatttcttcgcatgacttgaataattgattatccttttcagatttcatcatttgagttttttaaaaaaaaatctttttaaccctcgacactaagacattaaataatcaatttggtaccgatttttggacgttacaagggtgctaacccttcctcgtgcgtaactgactcccgaacctgttttctcaaatttcgcagaccaaaatcgtttttaaggtgagccgatcacacctcaatcaaggatcggtggcgactccaatttttgttttcaaagtcgataacctatttttgttttcaaaaaaatggtttcgacagatagcatttttgaattttttgttttattttataatattttggttaaaaagcTGGTGAAACTTCTATTTTCTAATGTGTGCATGttaccaaagtgttcaatgACTAGATTTATTATACGGATTATTATGAAAGTGTATCTTCTGATTTAAAAAGTGCGACTTAATTTTCTCTTCAATCtctattattgtattttattcttTAGAGTTGTAATAATTGTATATAAACATTCTCCTACATAAAATACTTTTATGTTCTTAATATTTAGAAAGAAACAAAGTAGCAAGAATAATTAATTCTAACTCAAGTTTAATTGTAGAAGTTTGGAAGACTAAAAACAACCGGAGGCGAGCTAACAGTAGCTTTTGGCtaccttaaaatgaaaatatttgatttaatcttttaaaataataaattaatttatagtaaaattagattttattttttaaaaattttaaaaattctaccTTTCTCACTGtatctaatattatttcaaagatCAAAGTATGCGGTAGAAATTTCCTTTCAAAAACCTTACTATTATGGCTTGGAATTTCCAAGCAAAAGTCCACattcacaaaaataaaaggcgaaaaaagaaaaaggaggtcAAGCAAGACCTGAGAAATCAGTCATGGTCTACCTCACACAAATCTAGCAAAGATTAATCAATTGCGACTTTATTGTGTATAAGCGTGTGGGTTCCACCATTTGTGAAAGACTTCAGTTTCCATTTTGTACAGTACTTTTAAGTTCTTTCATGATTTTCTTTGGTGATGACTTGGTCTTAGTTTTGAAGCTTTTTCATCACAACATTTTAAACTGATACTTCTAATCTTTCACTTGTCCAAAACATTTATAAATCAGCAATTTCATCTAGCATCCTTCTAAATATCCACCCAAGCCGGTGTcttttgcatgcaaaatcactttcttttttcttttaatttcatcttcaaTATTAACCCACACTGAAACCCTGTAAAAATACTTATACCTCAATGACCTGCCAATCCAATTCTGATGATACCACCCTAGAGATGGAACTTCCGGGCTTTCGATTCCATCCAACAGAGGAAGAACTCCTTGGTTTTTACCTCAAAAACATGATTTACGGCAACAAGTTGCGTTATGATGTAATTGGATTTCTCAACATTTATCACCATGATCCCTGGGATTTGCCTGGTACATAAGTGTTCATTTGTTTGTTTAACCACATAGGAAAATATGATTGTTTAATATATGTCTAATTCGGatgttgttcttttttttttttttttaggattgTCGAAGATTGGGGAGAGGGAATGGTATTTCTTTGTGCCTAGAGATAGGAAGCATGGCAATGGAGGGAGACCAAACCGGACGACTGAAAATGGGTACTGGAAAGCCACTGGTTCTGACCGGAAAATTGTGAGCTTATCAGATCCAAAGCGGATAACTGGCCTGAAAAAGACTCTTGTTTTCTATAAAGGGAGAGCTCCACGAGGAAACAAGACTGATTGGGTCATGAACGAGTATCGCCTCCCAGATGGTTGCTCCTTGCCTAAggtagctttttttttttttttttaagttaatttgcATTGAAACAGGATTGCTTAAATTACATTAGCAGACTTAAATGGAAGGTCTTGGGTCTTATTCTTCTATGATTGAATGCAGGACATAGTTTTGTGCAAGATATACAGGAAAGCTACCTCCTTGAGAGTACTGGAGCAAAGAGCAGCATTGGAAGAAGAGTTGGAGGCAACGAACACAACAACTTCTTCTCCATTGTCATCCTTAGAGACCATCTCCTTTCGCAGCCCAAAAGAAGATTTGGTGCCATCAATTTCTGAAACCAGAGAATTCTTcaagaaagaaattgaagaagaaaaagaagcaatgGTGGAAGAGAAAAAAGATATAATAGCAAAGGAGAACAAAGTTTCTCCAGCATCTCTGCAATTTCCTGTAGGCAATGAAAAATTGGCAGAGCTTCAATTGCCCAAAATTATAAATGACTGGACCCAGGATCAATTCTGGACTCAGCTAAATAGCCCTTGGTTTCAGAATCTGACACCATATGCAAACATCCTGAATTTCTAATACCCTAAGTTATTTTGCCAAGCCAAGCTTAATTTAGACTCTGATGTAGTAAATAAGCTTTAATCAGCTACTGCTATATCTCGGTACTTGGTTAGGTCCCCTCGGCTCACATTGAAGTTTTGGATGACCATTTCTTTTACTGTGTTCAAgctttaaatgaaaaaaaaaaaaaatgcacaCATGTTCTACTTCGAATTGATTGAACCTTGAAAATGTTTGACCATGGGCCAGCCTTGGTAAGATTGTCTTTGGATTCGGAAGAAAAGAAACCCAAAGATGAACTGAGAAGAATGATGATGGATGGGCCTATGTGGTTCAATGGGAAATGCAAGGGTATCAGTTGCGTGATGGTCTTGCCTTTGTAAATTGTAAGGGTCCTTAATCTATTTTAGGGATAATAACGGTTTGATTCGTtcgatatatttttttaaaattttaaatcatttattataacttgattcggtttttaattttttatattaattttttgttttaaatttttaattttattttgacaaaattaattttatttttatggcttttgaatattatttgacaatattttaaagctttttcataaatatttctaaataacaataaattttcaaaaacttttacATTATTTGcaccattttaaatataaatatttattttatcataaaattaaaattaattaaaagtaaataaaaatagaatttagttCAATTTCGAGTAactgtaatttttaatttacattttataaaacgTCTAAACACCTTGGTTTGGATTGATTTGTTATTAAAGACttaacatatttcacatttttcaactACTTATGGGGGATTTTTCATGTCCAATAATTAAGGGAAAATAACGGACAATAGACAATGttgttaattaaagtgaatgatGCATTTTTAGATGTCACTCGTTGTTTGTAACAAAAATTCTCTAAGATACcgaaaaaaaatagaagcaaacacaaaaaataaaggaGCACTAATCGAACAGAAAAACCACAAGGAAGTTAAGCACACCAAATGTTTGAGTAGATGCTTTCAAAATGTATTGTATTACTCAAGAATGAATTGAAGTGATTACAAATGAAGGGGAATagctctatttatagttgagctccccatGATCCAACGATCTACTTTAAAATACATCAGTGGTTGAGATTAAAGACAATCTACAAAGTTGAGATTCTcaagggatttacaagatttcctaagattacaaaatcttctaagattacaagatattggtaaaataaaattattggagTGTTTACATATTCACCAAACTAAGTAGATGAGCCTTCAATCTTTCAAAGTAATGCGTAGTCTTGTTAGGCCAAATGACCCTTAGTCGCGAGCTCCTTTGCACAGCCTGTGACACATGCACATAGAAGATTCAgtttaaatgaatataaattagatttgataaaaattttaattgagaataattattaaataatgctttaatttttggttaaagaAACATTTTAGGGAATTATGGAaagaatatcatttttttttggaaaattccTTAAATCCCTTTATGAAGGTAGGTCTTGTCCCATTATTTGGAGTTACCTGAAATTTATCTTTGACTAGCAGCAAAGAGTATTTCCAAAATTCTCTTAGAAGTTTGGAGTTTTCTTTCGAATGGATCATGTTGAGGCTAGGATGATTTGATGCCAGCTACGATTTGGCATTTTGATAGAGGCTTTACCTACTTAGATTGATTTGGcatatttttgaactttttcaaCTTCGATCCTTGCATCACGGGCCTATTGGTGTTCCAACAAAGATGAGTTTCCTCCTTGTTAAGTAAAGTCTCCCAAGCGGCCAACATTTAATTACCTCATTTTAATCACATTCAATGgtttatatttgtttcatatatcaaatatctcattaaaaaaaaagattattttcACTATAAAATACTtaagaaatgattaaaatgcccttatatagtaaaattaccattttacctgTATTCACCtattatttctctttcttcatAATAAATGGACATTTATCAAACGCACATCCCTTAATTCATAATTAGCTTTTAATATAAGTCCCTAAGTGGTGAAAAttgcaattttatcatttttcaataaaataggAAATTTACAATCTAATCCATgtactttcaaatattttccaGGTACAAAAGTGATTTTCATCGCATCAACATACATTCCAAATTATTCTCAtgtaaaataatcaataatagcTCAAACTTATCTTTTgatcaaatttacattttaaccctccaacttttcaaaatttgcaatttaatcattttgtcaCATTTTCACATGCGCcatttttaagttaagttagATTCATTTCGCTTTAGTAAATCTTAGGttttaatagattaaattagaCTTTGACTTTGACTTTGACTtagattttggttttatttttatttttctaacttgaTTTGAGATAtcaatagtttttatatttaattttgttgttgttttagattttaaatattagatttttaaaattttaaaatttttagtgttaACTGTGAAGTcttatgattttaagttaaatttaattttatacttttaagtTAAACtgattgattttcaattttggtataaattttagaattaatttttcttttaatatccTATATTAATTATTGGATTTTAGTTTTAGCTCTCTTTTAGTTTTTGAAGGTAGGTGGTATATTTGAATTCGTGCTTAGAATTTTGATTTAGAAACCCTAAACACCAAACTTTATAAGATTATCTTTGAATAGGCGTTGTAGGGGTTCTTAAATATTCCACACACGTAATCGTACTCTTGAACCTAGATTTTGGTAACGAGACCGGGGCGTAgcatttaagttttatttttccttagaTTCATCTTAAGTTTAGTATTCAAACATTAGGCAATAGGTGGTTAACCAAACTAGCTCGAATTGGTTAGTTGTGACACCACATTTTTAGGTTTTCGTGCTTAGCTTGCTAGGTTCTCGACTAGCACGTTATGATAGCTAGGCGACTCCACTTGGAACAAGTTTTGAGTGTAATGCCccaaatttttggatttttaagtGTGCATGATTgtcaaataatttgatttggtaTGGTAGTTAAGTGCCTTGGATATTTGCATTGGGTCTTGAGATTGAATCTTGGTGGGAACACGAGGAATGTTTTTGTTGCTTGTTTTGCTAGTGTTTGAGTCCATTTTGAATTACAATTCTGGTGGTTGAATTAAAGATGTTGGGGGGATACATTGTTAgctaaaaatattatcttatttctttatttttatttttaatttaattttcaaatataccTAATTTGTTTCCTAAAGTAACTTTCCCAAAACCCTCATTGTTCCCATGTTCAGTTTTGTTTCCttattgtttctattttgttttgttttctttctccTCTGTTCCTCTTTTCTTTGGGTTATTCTTTGAGGATTCTTGGTTGTTATTCATTAAACCTTATTGTGTGTTGTGTGATTATATCTCTCGCATAGAAATTCTTTCGAAGGGTAAGTTTTATTCGATTGTTTTTATGGTCATCCTATTCTTAGTTTATTTTTGGTAAGGTATTGGTTGCTTGGTTATAAATAATGTTCGAAATTGTGATTAGTGTATTTCTGGCTCTTGTTAGGCGAAAAGGTTGTAAAACAAGAGCCCCCAACAGAGTAGGCTCGGTTTTGGACGCTATTTCAAGAAGTAAGTAAGCGAATTGTATTTTTAGgaactaaaaaatttatgtttatggATGTGTTCTTGGATGGATTTTCTTGTGATTAATTAGTACGATTTGATGAATGAGTGTAGGTTTCGTGTTTCTAGACGTCTGGTTAATCAACTCAACAATCAATTGTGTTAAAATGACCTTTAAACTCgataaaaactagaaaaaacGTGAAACATGGGGTATTTTTCGAAACTGCCAgtgccacacgaccgtgtggtagGCTGTGTatggcacatggccgtgtgaagCTCTGTAGACTGTGTGGCTAGGCTATGTGTGGCACATGACGGTGTAAAACTTCATAAACCGTGTGGGTAGATAGTGGGACCACACGAGCTAGgttttgggccgtgtgggccttTTAGCCCAATTTTAGGGCCCAATTAGGGGCTATTTGAGGGACTCAAAATTTTGGTCCGTAGGCATCGTATGGGGCTAGAAAAGCCTAAGTTTCTTGACATAAAAGTATACGATTAAGTTTAGGAGGTATGTTAAGTaggaaatttaccatttaatcatGTGATATGTTATGATTGGTATGAAAATATGTAAGTATGCATGCTGTATGATTTATGATACATATAAGTATGATATAAgattataatttgtttatgtttcgGGGTGGGATATGGtatgatggaggaagtgttATATGGCAGTTTATACTACAATTATGGCGGCTAGATCGCAAATTTATGTATGGCAGCTCAGTTGTAACTATATGAATGACACGCCGCCACATACTGGTGTGATTGGCTGGTAGGAGATGGTGTGTAATAGATGGAGGTAGGACTTAATGTGATATGATATGTTGTGCTATGCTTTGCTACGATATGGCATGACATGACATGATACGATATGATATGACTAAATATACTTCGATTGAATTATAATATGCTATGAaacattttgttgtttataTATACTTGTACTATCATTGTGGGCTTAGTCACACATTGGGCTTAAAGCTCACATTTTTGCTTGATTTGTTTTAGGTGACCCTCCGACTTAGGTTTGGACGGCGATTCGGGAGCTCGACTTTTCACGTTTTTTATTCAAGTGCTATgggctttttcttttttgtttactATGGACATTATGGACATtcttgggttttgtttatttttggaCATTTTATGTTCTGTTTAGTTTTTGGgattattttggtatttatttctcaaaagccttaatattttaaaatgacgCTTGACTTAAgattactaaagataataaacCATAGTTTTATAAACAATACACTATATGGTTTTTCCGCTGCAAGGCCAACTGAAATTCTCTAAATGTTTTTGCttgaaaatgttttcaaataaattggttttgaatttAGTAATGAATTCGGGAATTGTTATATTCTACAATATTAGTTGATATCCTTGACtataattcaatattaattGTGGTTattgatacatatatattttgttgaaatgaaattaatctatgtggaataaaataaatctcTAGAACGATTTTGATGTATCGAGTAAAAGTTTTATACATGAGATTTCTTTCTGAATTTCTGATCTGGACCGAGTACTTACATGTGTTGCAGACTTGGATTAAAATGAGACTCAAATTTAGCCTTAATTAGCTATCCGTTGTCTTTTAATACGTTTACCTAGCTCTGGCCAAGCTAGTTTATCTGTGTTATCATTAGTTTAGCTCAGACGGGTAACCTGACACATTTATTCTGTATCTGATTATCTCTTATGTGTATTATCCATTTCTGGACTTATGTATTGAATACTTTTACAAAGATCCATAAGAAAAATAAGGGTTATTTGATACAGAATTATTTTACTGGAGTAAACATATTACAAATTCtgaatatatgtatgtttaaatgtttaatgaCTTGGAAATTGTTGAATCATGTTggaataaaggaaatattgaaataaCTATATGTGTAAATTGACTTATGTAAGgaataataatgaaatggtTATATAGTATCAAGCTTTAAATGGAATGTGTCACATATTATAGATTGAGAGGTAATTGaattgcatttgtttttataaacattttatgaTATGCTATGTTTTAAGTTGTTATTTATGTAAAATGCAAAGAATATATGCTTTTGCTACATGGAATCAATCactaaaagagaaattaaacatGGTTTAATAAAATGGAATATGATTTACCACTTGAATATGAGTTGAATGAATTGATTGGTAAACATGTTATCTAAATGTTTTTGCTATAGTAGGCTCAAGTTctatttatatatgtgaattcACTAATTCGTAAGATTTGTTGTGTGTATAGGAAATGAATGAATTCATAAGTTTGTTAATGAGATTATACATGAAATGTACAAAATGATtcaaatttggtaaatttagTTTCCATTATATACGATGTTACTAAGCATTGATTTGCTTACGTccattgttttctttctttatagATCAATGGAAAGCTCGATCTGTTGGAATTTCATCGAAGCAAAATCACATTATCCAATcatcattttggtatttttggtTACTTTGGTATaaggttataaatgacatgtaataGGGTTTAAGTGTTGTCTTGGTAAATTGGTTGTTTTGAATTTATGCCAAGTTCATTTGTGTCTTATGCCTTTTGTTGATGGCTTGTaaataaagtgtaaatatgGAGTATTTAGTAATTGAGCATGCCTTTTGAAAGTAGTAAGATAATGGttgattaatatgtttttgatATGATCATGGTTGATTTGTGATTGTGGTGCCTTTtgttggcatattggttagatctTATAGAAAAGTTCTATTGCTATGTTTTGGAGtgtgtttgattgtgtttttaAGGTTTGGAATTGGCtgattttgatttggcttggtACCTAAGTTTTGGATGAAAATGTGCCTTGTTTTGCAATCTTTTTAAGgtacacacggcctgggacTTGGGCTGTCACATGGCCTActcacacggtcgtgtaccTTATTTGTTTTCAGTGCAGGTTGGTCCACACAGGCATAGAGAGTTACATTGCTTtgagacatggccgtgtgaccctgaGCTACACGGGAACAGTTAGTTACATGGTTTGCATACATGAGCGTGTGAGATAGCCGCAAAGTCTGGGATCTGTCACACAGTTGTGTAACCCTTGCTTTcaaagatttttaatttttttatatttttctgttttgtttcaaaatgacccttaattgtttttaaattatttttagggcccCATAGGCTCTATTTAAAGTCCATAAATGTATTTCTACCCTGATTTATATGACTTATTGAATGCTATAAGATAATTTGTATAATCGTTTCTATTTGCATTTAAATGTTCCGAATTGTACTGTAATACTCCATAACTCTAATCTGGCGACGGAgatgggttagaggtgttacataaaCATTGACTAAAGACACAATTAAAAAATCaacagaaaataattaattagacCAACAGACCAAACATAAGCAACATAAACAATGTTGGTGTTGCTGCTTTAACATGATATAATGATTTAAAACCATCATTGTCTGGCCAATCAAGATGATAGAATATGCAAAGAGTAAAAACCGTCATTGTCGGGCCACTTGAGATGGTAGAATATGCAAATAGTGAAAGTCATCATTGTTGGGCCACCCGGGATGGTAGAATGTACAAGTTCTACATGAAATGTTGATACAATTAGTATATCATGATAATTGTGTATAAGTTTACATATAAAAGTTAAGttcttttttagattttatttatttaagtgtttAGATCTTACTTAAATTTGATAAGATCTAAGTCccatttagatttatttagattttaagttttaattataattttaggtctCTAGCAAATTTAGATTTAACTTTACTTTTTGATTTATTGATTTAGCATTTTAGGTCTTAACTTTTTGCTACGCGATTCTGCTCAAATGCATAAGGTGTTGTGCACTCTTTGTTTATTCCATTTGCTTCACAAAAGGTGTTGAATTCATAAAGTAAGTCCCATATGAACTTGGcagaaacaacaacaaataagaTGTCGAGGACTAATCTATAATTTTGCGTTTTCCTCAATTATCCTTTGATATATTCAAATCCCGATCTATACGATAAtctatttcaatttatcaat harbors:
- the LOC105762964 gene encoding NAC domain-containing protein 6 encodes the protein MTCQSNSDDTTLEMELPGFRFHPTEEELLGFYLKNMIYGNKLRYDVIGFLNIYHHDPWDLPGLSKIGEREWYFFVPRDRKHGNGGRPNRTTENGYWKATGSDRKIVSLSDPKRITGLKKTLVFYKGRAPRGNKTDWVMNEYRLPDGCSLPKDIVLCKIYRKATSLRVLEQRAALEEELEATNTTTSSPLSSLETISFRSPKEDLVPSISETREFFKKEIEEEKEAMVEEKKDIIAKENKVSPASLQFPVGNEKLAELQLPKIINDWTQDQFWTQLNSPWFQNLTPYANILNF